CTCCACAGGGCATCCCTCCTATCCGGATCCATCTTGGGACCCACTTGAGCGAAGTACTCCCTCAGCGTTTGGTTGGGCATTAATTTGTGGCCGACCTCATTGCCCACCGCATATATGGCCTCGGCCAATGCGTGAACGACTTGGCGGGCCCCCTCCCCCAGGGTTCTCCCCATTGTAGCCGATAATATGCGGGCCTCGACCTCGCTCGCCCCCGCTCCCCCGCCGCCCGTGGCCGGCCTCCTCCTCGATCCCAGAAGCGCTAGGGCAGCGACTCCCGCGGTTATAATTGGCGGAAGCGATAATTGAAGCGGGTTAAGGATGGTTATGACGACGCTGCTGGAGGCGCTCGCCATGGGTAGCCGCGGCAATAATGTGACGGTGAGGACGTGGCGCCCGGTTCCCACGGTTACTGGGATTGGAATCGCCGCATCTATTGTGGGGGAGTTGATGGTCATCGTTTCATTGATCCCATCAATTGACACCAACAGCGTGGAGTTGCCGGGGATCCAGGGGGTTATGGTTCCCCTTATGCTCAGCGTGGAGCCCGCCACCGCGGTTCCGGCGCTTATCGCTAGGTGCACGGGTTCCCCGACTACGGTTACATTCACCTCGGCGCTGGTTGGGGCGTTGCCCATGTATGGCGGGGCATAGAGGAGGAGGGAGTAGTTGCCGGGCGCCAGGGAATCGGTGCTAATAACCGAACTGAACGATCCATTCGCGCCCGTCGCGATTCCCATCGTCGTGTTCCCGATGATTATCGTGAGCGGCCTATGGGGTGGTCCGCTCAACGATCCATTAATCACGATTGGGTCGCCCCACTTAACTAGCCGCGGGGCATTCACTTGGAGCAGGGAGGGGGAGTAGGGGGCTATCGAGGCGGGCTTATTTCTCAATATTTCCATCAATGTTTGATTCACTGCGCTTAGCTGCTGCGATAAACTCTCGTTAATTGCATTAATCACATTGCTGAGGGATGGGTCGTACTTCGCCAATTCGCGGGAGGCATTGAGCCATGTCCCATAAGCCGTTGGAACTAAATCCAGGCCCCGNCTCGCCCAGAGCCTGGCCTCGCTGTAATTGATGGTCTCCATGCTCAACGCATTGCTGTAGTACGATCGAATCAGGGCAAGGGTCTCATTTAAATTGTCCAGCTCAGTCCTCAAGTTCCGTAATCCGGTTAGCGACTTATTGAGGCCCCCCACGAATTGCAGGGCGAGGGGAACATTGAGTCCATTGAGTCCGGCGGCCGATGATGATAGGAGCGAGGGGGATAAGAACGATGAGTTGATGAGAACTGGATTAATTGCATTGGTGCCTTCGCCCCCGAATAAATGGGGCAAGTACATCGCGATCAGCATGGCTAGCAGGAGAGCCGCGGCCATGTATATGCTCCGCATCGCTATGCGCCTCCCCCCATTAACACGATTATGCGCCTAGCTATGAATAGCGCGGATATGGATAATAGTATCGCGGTGATTATCAAATTAATGCGAGCAAGGCGTGGCGGCAGCGGCTCCGCGAGGAGCATCGTGGTTATGTATATCAACGTGAACGACACAACGTATATGCCCAGGTCGTTTACGCCTAGGTGGGCAAACATGGCGTACGCGAATCCGTAAGATAATAATTGAATGATTAATGCATCCCTAAGCCACATCGATCTCCACCTCCCTCAACGTGATGAGCCTATCCCTGCCCCTGATGCTTTCCCCGGCAATTGCGAGGGGGCGGTCAAGGGCCTCCGCCAAGATCGCGGCGGAAATGGATGCGAGGGGGGAGCCCAGCACGGCGGCGACCGCGGAGTTCTCCTCGTAGGGTTGAAAATCCCGAAGGGGAGTCAACGATAAATTAATGGTTCCAACGCCCATGGAGAGGCGGGCGGACTTAACTAAGGACAGAAAGCTAATTAGGCAATCCTGTAGGGCGGATTCCGGGTCCTCCTTCAATGCGCCTCGATCCCTACACGACTTGACGGCGGCGGTGCCCAGGGTAATCAATACCAGTCCAGAGTCCTGGGGCCTATCCCCGTACCTAACCGTTATGCCGCGGGGCAGCTTAGGCAAGCGACCCCTCGCTCCGCTCATGGGAATCAATGCAACGGGCTCCCCCGCCTCGGTGTACCTGCTGGGCAAGTATATGGCTTGAGACGCTATCCCCAGCCCCTCGAGCAGCATGGATATATCGATCCAAGATGATTGGGAGAGCCTCATCAACAAGTCGCTATCGCCGGTTCCCCACGTTGCAACTAGGCCGGACGCAGCTATGGAAATCCCCAGAACCAGGATGGCGATGGAACCAAAGGCTAGCGTGGCTATGATGACCAAGCCGATCCCTATGACCAGCAGGGATAAACCGACATCATTAGCCACTTCTCTCCACCCTGGACCCATTTAAGCAATAACCGCGGAGGGGCATAACCATGGGAGCGAATCGAGTTGAGGGGGATATATTTATTGCGTTTTGCCCAATGATCCTCAAACCGGCAAAAACCCAACCATACGTGGATGATGCGGGCGAGGGGATAATTAGGTTGCTGACCCCGCCTTGAGGCGGCTCGCCCAAGCCCCCGGCTCATCATAGGGATAGAATTAAGGGGACAATAACGGGCACCAGGAGGGTGAGGAGCAAGCCATTAACCATGGCCGTGATGGAGTGCTGCCTCCCCAGTATCGATGCGTATAGGGGAAGCGTGTCATCCATCGTGGTGGCGCCCCCCATGCTTATGAGCGCGGCTGGGCTCCCCGAGAGGAAGGGCACCAAGATGAAGGTCAATTGTTCCCGAAAGAAGTTGGCCAGGAAGGCCAGGACGCCCAGGTAAGGACCGGCATACGCGGCCACGGTTGGACCATCAAAGGTATACCACCCAAAGCCAAGCGCAATGGCGAGGGACACCTTAAGGGAGACGCGCAGAAGCGGGGACAGGAGGAGGCCCGCCAGAACCGAGCCGATCGCCGCGTAGGCCACTGCCTTAACCCCATTAAGCCCCGCCGCCAAGACCCCCCTCCCCAACTCATTGCCCAGGCTCAACCCAACCACGCCGGCCAACACATAGAGCTCCCCCGTTATCAGCAGGGCGGGGCGCGGCAACTCCACCAATAGCCCCACGGCCCATCCCGCGACCAGATCCAGGGGGAAAATTATGCTTAACCCAGATGGGCCTCCCCGCCTAGCTCCGCTCCTTGGGCCGCCTCCGCCATCGAGGAATAGGCCCAACGCGTAGCCCAGGAACATTGTGGAGAAGGCGTAGGCCAGGGATGAGTAGAGGAGGAAGCCAATGCTTTGAATGGTCTTAACGGTATTTCCACCCCACATGCTTATCGTGAAGACCAGGACGATCACTATGGGCAACATCGCCCTGCCAAACGCCGAGGAGAGGCGTGGAATCGCCCTGCCAATCCCCAAAGAAGCGAGGAAGACGGCCACGAAAATCAAGCCGAGCAAATCCATAAAACAAAGCGGGGAATCCATAATTTTAAGCATTGGCCAAAGAACCAGCTCCGGACAAACGGCGAACCCATGAGGCGCCGATCATTCCAGCCCAATGAGGCTTCTCGCCGCTTTCATCATGTTGGATGGGGAATATCTAGGCGACTCCACACGGCCTCACTTATTGTCTTCACGCCCGCCAGCAAGGCATCGATTAATCCCCCCTGGGATCGACGGGACGGGAGCCCCCGGCGCCTCCTCGCCTCATTGAGGATCAACTCCCTAAACCCCGGGTCCCCCAGCGCCCCATGCAGGTGCGTGCCCATTACTCCAAGCTCCTCGTCCCAAATCCCATCCATGACCATCGCCGACACGCCATTCCTCTCCAGTATTATCGAGGCGGGGGACGAGGAGCCGTAAGTCACATGGCCCCTATGTATCTCGTACCCAGTGAATACCAATTCCTCTGGATGAAGAAGTCGAGCAACGCTTCTGCTCACCACCTTATCCAATCCATACGCCACCTCGAAGTCGCCCAGCCCCAGGCCCCTATAGTGACCCGGGGAGCCCCCCTCCACTCCATGGGGGTCACTTATCTTGCTCGCCATCAATTGAAAACCGCCGCAGACGCCCAGAATAGGGGTGGAACCAATGAGTCGCCGCAGCCTCGACTCGAGTCCGGTCCTCCTCAACCACTCAAGCGATGCAGGCACATTCCTCGACCCGGGAAGCACAACTAGATCAGGTTCACCCAATGCCCCGCTCCTCACGAATCTAACGCTTACATCCGGCTCCAGCGTTAATGCTTGAAACTCATTGAAGTTGGATATCCATGGATAAGCGATCACCGCCACGTCGAGGGGCCCCGACCCGAAGCCCATCATTGACTCCGAGTCCTCAGGCCAGAGGCGACTCATATCCA
Above is a genomic segment from Thermocladium sp. ECH_B containing:
- a CDS encoding cobalamin biosynthesis protein CobQ, translating into MYILSTSSNSGKTVIVTAIVHALSKRARVSPFKAQNMSLNSYPAVDGGEVAVAQAMQAYAAGVEPVTAMNPILLKPLSDDRSEVIVRGRPFSINGFREYSSSILDKWRIVREAIDELRSGFDLIVGEGAGSAFEPNIRDVTNFRAAEYLGGDVYVVLDIDRGGAFTSALGLMESIPPRWRRLVKGFIINRFRGDESLLEGAVKWLMERTGKRVVGVIPWMDMSRLWPEDSESMMGFGSGPLDVAVIAYPWISNFNEFQALTLEPDVSVRFVRSGALGEPDLVVLPGSRNVPASLEWLRRTGLESRLRRLIGSTPILGVCGGFQLMASKISDPHGVEGGSPGHYRGLGLGDFEVAYGLDKVVSRSVARLLHPEELVFTGYEIHRGHVTYGSSSPASIILERNGVSAMVMDGIWDEELGVMGTHLHGALGDPGFRELILNEARRRRGLPSRRSQGGLIDALLAGVKTISEAVWSRLDIPHPT